Genomic window (Roseimicrobium gellanilyticum):
TTGACAGAAGCCGCACCAATCATGGCTCAACGTAGCGCCATGAAGACCATCGGCTCCATCGCAGTCATCCTGCTGATCCTCACTGCTGCATTCCAGGCAGCGGAAAAGAAGTCGCCGGCACAGGAGGCCTCCGCCATCCCGAACCCGCAGATCGACTACCCCGGATTCCTCAAAGACGCTGACAAAGTGGGTGCGCTCCGTGAAAAACGACGCATCACCGAGAAGCAGTTCATCGAGATGATGCAGGATCCCGACACGCTCATCCTCGACGCCCGCAGTGCGGAGAAGTATGCCAGGCTTCACATCAGGGGCGCGAAGAATCTGAGTCTTCCCGACATGACTGAGGCAGACCTGGCCAAGGTCATCCCCACCAAAAACACCCGCGTGCTCATCTACTGCAACAACAACTTCGACAAGGCTCCTGTCGCCTTCCCGGCGAAAGGCGGGCGGCTCTCCCTGAACATTTTCACCTTCAACACGCTGTATGGATACGGCTACACGAATGTGTATGAGCTGGGCCCCTTCATCGACATCACGAAGTCGATCCTTCCCTTCACGGGCACGAAGCAATAGCCTCACGCTTCCAGCCATGAAGCCATCTCGCCACGCACCCTTGCTCGCCCTGCTGCTCCTGACGTTGGCCTGTGGGCCAGTCATGGGCTCCGAAGAATTCATTCACCCCTGGAAATCCGTCGCCATCACGGCAGATGGCACGCCGGAAACCGGGAACATCCGGGTGGAGGGCGAACTCAGCGAGCAGGCTTATACCTCGTTCCGCATCCACGCATTCGGTCGCGAGGAGTCCTTGGGAAAAGCAGACTTGGAGAAGCTCAAGGGATATCCACTCGCCAGCATCGAGGTCACCAGCGAACCGGGCTACGAAGCCATCGGTGGCTACACCGTGCACGCCCGACTGAAGCGCACCCGTTACGATGACTCCCAGAAACTGAAGACAACGGTGCTGGTCATCTCCCTGCAGAAGAAGGGCCCTCTCACCGCGATGCAGATGCCTGAAGGCAATCCAAGTTGATACCGGCTACTTCTTCGCCAGCAGCGGTCCAGTGGGCTTCCGCACCGGCTCCTTGGGCAGCACGGTCATCTCCACAGGCACCACACCGGCGCCCGTCATGCGAAGATCCTTTGCCGCACGCGACGAGAGATCGATGATCCGGCCCTTCACATAGGGCCCACGATTGTTGATGCGTACCACGACCTCGCGACCGTTGCGCAGATTCTTCACCTTCACGCGTGTGCCCATGGGCAGGGTGCGATGAGCTGCCGTCAGCGAGTTCTGGTCATAACGTTCTCCACTCGCCGTGGGACGACCGTGAAATTTCCCACCATAGAACGAGGCTTTTCCCTTCACCGATTTCAGTTTGATGGCAGCCTGCTTCGTTTCGGCGGTTGGATTCGGATGTTGCTGAAGTCGCATGGCTTCCTTCACCGCAGGTTGCGAAGGAGCAGGCATGGGAGCCGGTGTCGGCAAGGGCGCAGGCAAAGTGGGCTCCTGCCGGGAAATCTTCGGCGCAATCCACAGCGCTCCCAAGGCGATGAGGCAAACAATCACCACCTTCCAGAAATGCCGGCGAGCCATCTCATTCATGGTCGTGGGAAAGGTGCCCGGCCTGCCTTCACGCGAGACTACGGAAGCATAGGGAAGTGGAGCCAGGCTGTGGTTACTCATCACCCCTGTATCGCGAGTCAGGGTACATCCGGGCGTGCTGCAACGGGAGATGAACGCCGCAACGCAAACTGCATTGTGCAACAATGCAGACTCCCTCAGAGGGCGTATCCGCGTGAGCTAGCTCTTCTCTACCAGATCCTTCCGCGGACGGCACACGGTGCAGTATTCCTCACCATCAGTCGTGACCCGAAAATCGAGCTTCGGATCATCCAGATCGGTCTTGCCGCAGTTTGCGCACTTGTGGAAGAAAGTGCCCTCCGGTGGCTTGGCCGAATCAAACCGTGCGCGCCGCTGGACGACCGTACCGCGCTGCTTCATCCAGCGGATGAAACCCGGAACAAAGGCGAGGAGGAAATTCAGATGAGAAAAGAAGATCGTGGAGCGAGCCTCTGGAGTCCCGATGAAAGCCAGAAGCGCCATGCCGCCGGTGATCATGCCCAGATACTTCACCTTCACCGGCAGGATGAAGAAAAGATTCAGCTCGAAATCCGGCACGATGACGCAGAACGCAAGGAAGATGCTTGCGTAAAGAGTCAACCCCTCCGGTACCGCACCGAAAAACCAGTGCCCCAGTATCATGAAGAGGATGCCGCTGAAGATGTAGAGGTTCACCCGGAAGGCCCCCCAGGCATGATCCAGCACCGAGCTGAACATCAGCATCAGCATGACTCCAAAGAACAGCCAGATGGGGCTTTCCCACTGCGGGACGAAGACCCAGGTGATGAGCCGCCAGACCTCACCATGCTCCACCAGGGCGCGATGCAGAAACAACGTGGTCCTGAAATCCGGGGACAAACGCAGCAACACCCACACCCCCACCTGGATGATCGCCAGAATCGCCACCAGTCCGGGAATGGCAAAGCGTCCGAAGCGATTTTCCAGAGAGTTGAGAAAAGAATTCATGCGGGAGGGAGTGTGTAGCGCAGATGGAGTACGCCTGCCACAGCATTCGCGAACGTGCATGGTTTGACAACCCCCGCCAGCCCTCCACAATGGCCCGGCTGTGTCTGATTCTACGACCTTGCAACGAAGCCCGCTCCACGAAGCTCATGTGGCGCTGGGAGCGCGGATGGTGCCCTTTGCGGGCTGGGAAATGCCGGTGCAATACACCGGAATTGTGGAGGA
Coding sequences:
- a CDS encoding rhodanese-like domain-containing protein, whose amino-acid sequence is MAQRSAMKTIGSIAVILLILTAAFQAAEKKSPAQEASAIPNPQIDYPGFLKDADKVGALREKRRITEKQFIEMMQDPDTLILDARSAEKYARLHIRGAKNLSLPDMTEADLAKVIPTKNTRVLIYCNNNFDKAPVAFPAKGGRLSLNIFTFNTLYGYGYTNVYELGPFIDITKSILPFTGTKQ
- a CDS encoding septal ring lytic transglycosylase RlpA family protein — its product is MNEMARRHFWKVVIVCLIALGALWIAPKISRQEPTLPAPLPTPAPMPAPSQPAVKEAMRLQQHPNPTAETKQAAIKLKSVKGKASFYGGKFHGRPTASGERYDQNSLTAAHRTLPMGTRVKVKNLRNGREVVVRINNRGPYVKGRIIDLSSRAAKDLRMTGAGVVPVEMTVLPKEPVRKPTGPLLAKK